The following proteins are encoded in a genomic region of Colletotrichum higginsianum IMI 349063 chromosome 9, whole genome shotgun sequence:
- a CDS encoding Adaptor complexes medium subunit family protein, translated as MLSGILIFNQKGENLIFRAFRNDCRPRLADVFRIQVISNSQVRSPILTLGSTTFSHVKHENIYLVAITKSNANAALVFEFLYRLIALGRGYFGKFDEEAVKNNFVLVYELLDGNTTTTTTLVLEIIDFGYPQNTETDTLKMYITTEGVKSERAAEDSAKITMQATGALSWRKADVRYRKNEAFVDVIEDVNLLMSATGAVLRADVTGQIVMRAYLSGTPECKFGLNDRLLLDNDGLLSLPSGNRMGTKATKAAAGSVTLEDCQFHQCVKLGKFDSDRIISFVPPDGEFELMRYRATENVNLPFKVHAIVNEVGRTKVEYSIGIKANFGSKLFATNVVVRIPTPLNTAKITERCTQGKAKYEPSENNIVWKIGRFTGQSEFVLSAEAILTSMTNQRAWSRPPLSLNFSLLMFTSSGLLVRYLKVFEKSNYSSVKWVRYMTRAGSYEIRF; from the exons ATGCTGTCCGGAATCCTCATCTTCAACCAAAAGGGCGAGAACTTGATCTTTCGCGCCTTTCGCAATGACTGCCGACCTCGACTTGCCGACGTCTTTCGCATTCAAGTCATCTCCAACTCCCAGGTCCGCTCCCCTATCCTGACCCTCGGCAGCACCACCTTCAGCCATGTCAAGCACGAGAACATCTACCTGGTCGCCATCACCAAGagcaacgccaacgccgccctgGTATTTGAGTTTCTGTACCGTTTGATTGCCCTGGGGAGGGGCTATTTTGGCAAGtttgacgaggaggccgtcaagAACAACTTTGTGCTTGTCTATGAGCTGCTCGATGGTaataccaccaccactaccacccTCGTTCTTG AAATCATTGACTTTGGCTACCCCCAAAACACCGAGACCGACACCCTCAAGATGTACATCACCACCGAAGGCGTCAAGTCGGaacgcgccgccgaggactcGGCCAAGATCACAATGCAGGCCACGGGCGCGCTCTCGTGGCGCAAGGCAGATGTTAGGTACAGGAAGAACGAGGCCTTTGTCGACGTCATCGAGGACGTCAACCTCCTCATGTCCGCCACgggcgccgtcctccgcgCCGACGTCACCGGCCAGATCGTCATGCGCGCCTACCTGTCCGGCACCCCCGAGTGCAAGTTCGGCCTCAACGACCGCCTGctcctcgacaacgacggccTCCTGAGCCTGCCGAGCGGCAACCGGATGGGCACCAAGgccaccaaggccgccgccggcagcgtCACCCTCGAGGACTGCCAGTTCCACCAGTGCGTCAAGCTCGGCAAGTTCGACAGCGACCGCATCATCTCCTTTGTACCGCCCGACGGCGAGTTCGAGCTCATGCGCTACCGCGCCACCGAGAACGTCAACCTGCCCTTCAAGGTCCacgccatcgtcaacgagGTCGGCCGCACAAAGGTCGAGTACAGCATCGGCATCAAGGCCAACTTCGGCTCCAAGCTCTTCGCCACaaacgtcgtcgtccgcaTCCCCACCCCGCTCAACACGGCCAAGATCACCGAGCGCTGCACCCAgggcaaggccaagtacGAGCCCAGCGAGAACAACATTGTGTGGAAGATTGGCCGCTTCACCGGCCAGAGCGAGTTCGTCCTGAGTGCCGAGGCCATCTTGACGAGCATGACGAACCAGCGCGCCTGGTCCCGCCCGCCCCTGAGCCTCAACTTCAGCTTGCTCATGTTCACGAGTTCGGGCCTGTTGGTTAGGTACCTCAAGGTGTTTGAGAAGAGCAACTACTCGAGCGTCAAGTGGGTGCGGTACATGACAAGGGCGGGTTCCTATGAGATACG TTTCTAG
- a CDS encoding Multicopper oxidase, translated as MDEMCELAADSLEWVSGWSASLHVKHRMGSISTAVLGKCLDQLPRNLRSYVDNLPASNQTLAPRPPITMPFLVQSFTRFPDLPAELRLKIWDEAAAGPSMHIFDVCFPSWRSSGRSERAFQSADGTMSRSNHDRWTKYRECVFLDTIEAGPAELARQTSVARHVYDPSVYRMRQTMRLVCSEASAAVERRMRERGTNTVYLPGRNEKMQYNNDEDVLFLRFRDGGAITDLSHGVIFGEFEASGMNGLTEVLEGPWSAEMAETLRDARCIALDVAETWVPSAVGAVLSEEATYLACCLHQGLRVLYLVDHCHGRCTRCERHGTTSDQLQTRGVLYRQLHRQGTYEENDDGAVMARTPDVIQGVGKTYREVFDFEGLGWSDAHPHYAFARAMDETIRSQQADADKQDFQGVRVLLVEDEVVEGVDTTMLMDCGLGGGASERNAREVRNMSFRWLA; from the coding sequence ATGGATGAGATGTGTGAGCTGGCGGCGGATTCCCTCGAATGGGTTTCCGGCTGGTCGGCTTCGCTGCATGTCAAGCACCGGATGGGATCTATATCAACGGCGGTCCTCGGCAAATGCCTCGATCAACTCCCGCGAAACCTGCGGTCCTATGTCGATAACCTCCCGGCATCCAACCAGACTCTTGCTCCGCGGCCACCCATCACCATGCCCTTCCTCGTCCAGTCTTTCACCAGGTTCCCCGACCTCCCGGCCGAGCTCCGTCTCAAAATctgggacgaggccgccgccgggcccTCGATGCACATCTTCGACGTCTGCTTCCCCTCCTGGCGCAGCAGCGGGCGTAGTGAGCGCGCGTTCCAGTCGGCCGACGGTACCATGTCGCGGAGCAATCACGACAGGTGGACAAAGTACCGTGAGTGCGTTTTCCTCGACACCATCGAGGCCGGGCCGGCGGAGCTAGCAAGGCAGACGAGCGTCGCGAGGCACGTGTACGACCCGTCCGTTTACAGAATGCGCCAGACCATGCGGTTGGTGTGCTCCGAGGCATCGGCAGCGgtggagaggaggatgagagagagggggacCAACACCGTCTACCTTCCAGGCCGGAACGAGAAGATGCAGTACAAcaacgacgaggacgtgCTTTTCTTGCGGTTCCGGGACGGCGGGGCGATTACGGATCTCAGCCACGGGGTGATCTTCGGCGAGTTTGAGGCATCCGGGATGAACGGCCTCACCGAGGTGCTCGAGGGCCCCTGGAGCGCTGAGATGGCAGAGACGCTGCGTGACGCGCGGTGCATTGCCCTGGACGTGGCGGAGACGTGGGTGCCGTCGGCAGTCGGCGCGGTTCTCTCTGAAGAGGCGACCTATCTGGCTTGCTGTCTGCACCAAGGCCTTCGAGTGTTGTACCTGGTCGACCACTGCCACGGACGCTGCACGCGGTGTGAACGACACGGCACCACGTCCGACCAGCTTCAGACCCGCGGAGTTCTCTATCGGCAGCTTCACCGTCAGGGTACATACGAAGAAAACGACGATGGTGCTGTTATGGCCAGGACGCCGGATGTGATACAGGGCGTGGGGAAGACGTATCGCGAGGTGTTCGACTTTGAGGGTCTCGGGTGGTCTGACGCTCACCCGCACTACGCGTTTGCGCGGGCCATGGACGAGACGATACGAAGCCAGCAGGCGGATGCAGACAAGCAGGATTTCCAGGGGGTGAGGGTGCTGCTGGTTGAAGACGAGGTGGTCGAAGGGGTGGATACAACCATGTTGATGGACTGCGGTCTgggtggcggcgcctcggAACGGAATGCCAGAGAAGTCAGGAACATGAGTTTCCGATGGTTGGCCTGA
- a CDS encoding Copper-translocating P-type ATPase, translated as MACGSGCCGPSKDQSVDSNTGPSPTPTETPAEIEIDSCCDDAGSCAEPVEADDSLQADQSLTDKNRDNDDDCQKGCCSSTPASEAAQLGSSQAVVKDCCGPPEEDVVTCAKPCCGSADETTMDTTASKPNNVEVTADDDKKGCCSAQEEVVVDSCCPPEPKSEDDYSQACCGPNTDAKAMDVCGPQPTDVTDDCCAPRLPVAVACNEGCCDTKAEPRKKKDSTIKRDIGADFCTPQPQPTDDCSKGCCSSSPSNQEVKVTEDKAPSCCEGKTSPCCDSTCIDRLALRECTAKKSFASRRSSKATASDNSCTGGENGKPCRDHARTVRRTYQAKLEALGCICRALLALGQESCCAPRERPVQKRSSIRSSRSRVSIDSCCVKGAPVTACGSTGRSGDKKASRSAGYGVKGDGCSKGCCAKPKAPSVAGSCADSCCDATEATDAIVETSKRVVGDVTNDVTNDVERGLSGKEHVVLSISGMTCTGCETKLRRTLATVGAVKNLRTSLVLARAEFDLDMGAGSVVEVIKHLERTTEFKCEKITSQGASIDVLAPGNTAAFISQPWPEGVTDIRAVDKTTVHVEFDAEVVGARDLVDKGWDTPVELAQLRADPTLEAGSKHVRNMGLITLLSIALTIPVLVMAWAPLPERELAYGSASLALATIVQVVVAGPFYPKALKSLIFSRVIEMDLLIVLSTSAAYIFSVVSFGFLVSHKPLSTGEFFETSTLLVTLIMVGRYVSALARQKAVESISIRSLQASTALVVDRSGEEKEIDARLLQYGDVFKVVPESRVPTDGTVISGSSELDESMMTGESKPVEKYVGSSLIAGSINGSGTLNVRLTRLPGDNTISNIAGMVDEAKLSKPKIQDIADRVASYFVPVVVGITIITFSIWIAVGIAVRKQSGSEATIQAVTYAITVLIVSCPCAIGLAVPMVIVIASGVAAERGVIFKSADSIEVAYKTSHVVFDKTGTITNGKLTIAQEDYVADDVTSTKGLILGLVGSIKHPVSAAVAAHLKAQGISPSTVSDPKALTGKGVEATVSGRKLRAGNSRWLGFSTDPRVEPILTKGYTVFCFTIDGSLAAVFGLEDSIRPDALETIATLQKSGIAVHVLSGDDDGAVRGVATQLGIPDGHVRSRCTPADKQAYIQTLMARRPHTTTETRRGPRKSLKEPVVIFCGDGTNDAVALAQATIGVHMNEGTDVAKSAADVVLMRPSLAGILTAIAISRKAIHRIAFNFGWSFAYNLVAILLGAGAFVHARIPPEFAGLGELASVLPVIAAAVLLRWSKV; from the exons ATGGCTTGCGGATCCGGATGCTGTGGTCCCTCCAAGGACCAATCCGTCGATTCCAATACTGGGCCCTCACCGACTCCAACTGAAACGCCGGCTGAAATCGAGATTGATAGCTGTTGTGACGACGCGGGTTCTTGCGCTGAGCCAGTCGAGGCGGATGACAGTCTCCAAGCTGACCAATCCTTGACTGACAAAAACCGCGATAATGACGATGATTGCCAAAAgggctgctgctcctcgaccCCGGCTTCTGAAGCCGCCCAACTTGGATCCAGCCAGGCAGTCGTCAAAGACTGCTGTGGCCCGCCCGAAGAAGATGTTGTCACTTGCGCAAAGCCCTGTTGTGGCTCGGCGGATGAGACAACCATGGATACCACCGCCTCAAAGCCCAACAACGTTGAAGTGACAGCCGATGACGACAAGAAAGGATGTTGCAGCGCTcaggaggaggtcgtcgtcgacagcTGCTGCCCCCCCGAGCCCAAATCTGAGGACGATTACTCCCAAGCATGTTGTGGCCCAAACACTGATGCCAAAGCAATGGATGTCTGCGGGCCCCAGCCCACTGATGTCACGGATGACTGTTGCGCGCCGAGACTTCCAGTTGCGGTTGCCTGCAACGAGGGCTGCTGTGACACAAAAGCCGAgccaaggaagaaaaaagactCGACCATCAAACGAGACATCGGCGCTGATTTCTGTACTCCGCAGCCCCAGCCAACTGATGACTGTAGCAAAGGATGctgctcgtcttcgccgtctAACCAGGAGGTAAAGGTAACAGAGGACAAGGCACCCAGCTGTTGCGAGGGCAAGACATCCCCTTGTTGCGACTCAACCTGCATTGACCGACTCGCACTTCGCGAATGCACCGCCAAGAAGTCTTTCGCATCGCGCCGCTCGTCCAAAG CGACCGCTAGCGATAACAGCTGTACAGGCGGCGAGAACGGCAAGCCATGCCGTGATCACGCCCGCACCGTCCGCAGGACTTACCAGGCCAAGCTTGAAGCCTTGGGCTGCATCTGCCGGGCTCTGCTGGCCCTTGGACAAGAGTCTTGCTGTGCTCCTCGTGAACGACCCGTTCAGAAGCGCTCTTCCATCAGGTCGTCTCGCTCTCGCGTCTCTATCGATTCATGCTGCGTTAAAGGAGCACCAGTTACTGCCTGCGGCTCGACTGGACGCTCTGGCGACAAGAAAGCGTCCCGCTCCGCTGGCTATGGAGTCAAGGGCGACGGTTGTTCCAAGGGATGTTGTGCAAAGCCAAAGGCCCCAAGCGTTGCGGGTTCTTGTGCCGACTCCTGCTGCGATGCGACTGAAGCCACAGATGCCATCGTAGAGACATCCAAGCGAGTGGTCGGCGACGTGACCAACGACGTGACCAACGACGTCGAACGGGGGCTCTCCGGAAAGGAACATGTCGTTCTCAGCATCTCCGGCATGACTTGTACGGGCTGCGAGACCAAGCTCAGGCGAACACTCGCGACGGTTGGCGCGGTCAAGAATCTCAGGACCAGCCTGGTGCTGGCGCGCGCCGAGTTCGATTTGGATATGGGCGCTGGCTCGGTGGTCGAGGTCATCAAACATCTCGAGCGAACGACCGAGTTCAAGTGCGAGAAGATAACCAGCCAGGGCGCCAGcatcgacgtcctcgccccCGGCAACACTGCGGCCTTCATCAGCCAGCCCTGGCCAGAGGGCGTCACGGACATTCGCGCAGTGGACAAGACGACCGTCCATGTCGAGTTTGACGCAGAGGTCGTTGGAGCTCGCGATCTGGTCGATAAGGGTTGGGACACGCCCGTGGAGCTGGCGCAGCTTCGCGCCGATCCGACCTTGGAGGCCGGCAGCAAGCATGTACGCAACATGGGGCTCATCACTCTGCTTTCGATCGCCTTGACCATTCCGGTCCTCGTCATGGCCTGGGCCCCTCTCCCCGAGAGGGAGCTGGCCTACGGTTCCGCATCCCTGGCACTGGCGACTATCGTACAGGTGGTCGTCGCAGGACCGTTCTACCCCAAAGCCTTGAAGAGCTTGATCTTCTCGAGAGTCATCGAGATGGACCTGCTCATTGTCCTGAGCACGAGTGCCGCGTACATCTTTTCCGTCGTATCATTCGGCTTCCTCGTCTCCCACAAGCCTCTTTCGACGGGCGAATTCTTCGAGACTAGCACGCTGCTTGTCACACTCATCATGGTCGGGCGATATGTTAGCGCCCTGGCGCGCCAGAAGGCCGTGGAATCCATCTCCATCCGATCGCTGCAGGCTTCTACGGCGTTGGTTGTTGACCGCTCaggcgaggagaaggagatcgACGCGCGACTTCTCCAATACGGGGACGTCTTCAAAGTCGTACCAGAGTCCAGAGTCCCGACCGACGGGACGGTGATCTCGGGCTCCTCTGAGCTTGACGAGTCCATGATGACGGGAGAATCGAAGCCGGTCGAGAAATACGTCGGATCTTCACTGATTGCCGGATCCATCAACGGCTCAGGGACCCTCAACGTCCGTCTGACCCGTCTCCCGGGCgacaacaccatcagcaacATCGCCGGCATGGTTGACGAGGCCAAGCTCTCCAAGCCCAAGATCCAGGATATCGCCGATCGGGTGGCGTCGTACTTTGTCCCGGTGGTGGTAGGCATAACAATCATCACGTTCTCGATCTggatcgccgtcggcatTGCTGTTCGCAAGCAATCCGGCTCCGAGGCCACGATCCAGGCCGTCACGTACGCCATCACGGTCCTCATCGTGTCTTGCCCATGCGCCATCGGGCTCGCGGTACCGATGGTCATTGTTATTGCCAGCGGCGTTGCTGCGGAGAGAGGCGTCATCTTCAAGTCCGCCGACAGCATCGAGGTTGCCTACAAAACGTCACATGTGGTGTTTGACAAGACCGGGACCATCACGAACGGCAAATTGACGATTGCTCAGGAAGACTATGTTGCGGATGATGTCACATCAACCAAGGGCTTGATTCTAGGTCTCGTTGGCAGCATCAAGCATCCCGTTTctgccgctgtcgctgccCATCTCAAGGCCCAAGGCATTTCCCCCTCCACCGTGTCGGACCCCAAGGCACTGACTGGCAAAGGCGTCGAGGCAACTGTTTCTGGGCGGAAACTCCGAGCGGGTAATTCGCGATGGCTCGGCTTCTCCACGGATCCTAGAGTCGAGCCGATCCTCACAAAGGGTTACACCGTTTTCTGCTTCACCATCGATGGCTCACTCGCCGCCGTGTTCGGTCTGGAAGACTCCATCCGACCCGATGCCCTCGAGACCATCGCGACGCTGCAAAAGTCCGGGATTGCGGTCCATGTGCTCTctggagacgacgacggcgccgttcGAGGAGTAGCCACTCAGCTGGGGATTCCCGACGGCCACGTCCGCTCCCGCTGCACGCCCGCAGACAAACAAGCTTACATCCAGACGCTGATGGCTCGGCGGCCGCACACGACAACCGAAACCCGCCGCGGTCCGCGGAAGAGTCTGAAGGAGCCAGTTGTCATATTCTGTGGCGACGGTACTAACGACGCGGTCGCGCTGGCCCAGGCCACGATCGGCGTGCACATGAACGAGGGTACCGATGTCGCAAAGTCGGCCGCCGACGTGGTGCTCATGCGGCCCAGCCTGGCCGGCATACtcaccgccatcgccatcagcAGGAAGGCCATCCACAGGATCGCCTTCAACTTCGGCTGGAGCTTCGCTTACAACCTAGTGgccatcctcctcggggCC
- a CDS encoding Lcc2 → MLSLRHIWVIVTDVAHTLFGSSFFGDAAQYHFGGRFGLLHIDAFAKHGHPIFTPPGSNIDRFVCNYTLMTGFKPCGTPEDRSCWLRNSDTGEEYNISTNYETKMPTGITRVYHLNVTDGYINANGLDFYEAKLFNDLWPGPLIEACWGDEVEIHVHNQLSHNGTSIHWHGIRQYQTMHMDGVNGITQCPVAPQTEFVYKWKATQYGTSWYHSHYSVQYADGLQAPITIHGPTSFPYDEAIEPITVTDWANNSAFENIYRKPDKEDILLGGLGNIVRFTGGKTENTTEIPRGYEIWFDDLEPNPVTRAKRYLLRLINTAFDTTFIFSIDNHNFTVVEADFVPIQPFNATSILIAIGQRYHVIVEATPVVNSSDPSANPLPADGNYWIRTWVADNCGQVSKYIGDWENYMKTGILRYDNTSTADPSTEAWHVSLECSDTAFNDLIEPVVPWKVGDPSNGEIGEQFNVDDLTGAGPYATSFFSFERPDSKEVTPFQTAYGNPTFLNLDNVGDEWPSGWVVVPENYTEEDWVYLVLNSNNQNHPTFGPHPIHLHGHDFAIVQQENDMVWDPSDPNMFKPNKKNPPRRDVVLLPRNGFAVIAFKTDNPGVWLMHCHIANHASAGLSLQIMERQAKANEIWPPGNSSALAAAHTLCASWNSWAYDCKNYWPGNLGNATNPKYPSCADAVNLQTDSGV, encoded by the exons ATGTTATCCCTTCGCCATATCTGGGTCATCGTCACTGATGTTGCCCACACCTTGTTCGGCTCGTCTTTCTTTGGAGACGCCGCTCAATACCACTTCGGGGGCAGGTTCGGCTTGCTTCACATCGATGCCTTCGCCAAGCATGGACACCCTATCTTCACTCCTCCCGGCAGCAATATCGACAGGTTCGTCTGCAATTACACCCTCATGACTGGCTTCAAACCATGCGGCACCCCTGAAGACCGGAGCTGCTGGCTCCGCAACTCAGATACGGGAGAAGAGTACAACATCAGCACCAACTATGAGACCAAGATGCCAACGGGCATCACGCGTGTCTACCATCTCAACGTCACAGACGGCTACATCAACGCAAACGGTCTGGACTTCTACGAGGCCAAGCTCTTCAACGACCTCTGGCCCGGCCCGCTCATCGAAGCATGCTGGGgagacgaggtcgagatccACGTGCACAACCAGCTGTCTCACAACGGAACAAGCATTCACTGGCACGGCATCCGGCAGTACCAGACAATGCACATGGACGGTGTCAACGGCATCACTCAATGCCCTGTGGCTCCCCAGACTGAATTTGTCTACAAATGGAAGGCCACGCAGTACGGCACCTCGTGGTATCACAGCCATTACTCAGTCCAGTACGCAGATGGGCTACAAGCACCCATC ACAATCCACGGACCAACGTCTTTCCCTTAtgacgaggccatcgagccCATCACCGTCACGGACTGGG CAAACAATAGCGCGTTTGAGAACATTTACCGTAAGCCGGACAAGGAGGATATCCTCCTGGGTGGCCTCGGCAACATTGTTCGATTCACGGGCGGCAAGACGGAGAACACCACCGAGATCCCTAGAGGGTATGAGATTTGGTTCGACGACCTGGAGCCGAACCCCGTCACGAGGGCCAAACGCTACCTGCTGCGCCTCATCAACACGGCCTTCGACACcaccttcatcttctccatcGACAACCACAActtcaccgtcgtcgaggccgacttcGTCCCGATCCAGCCTTTCAACGCGACCTCGatcctcatcgccatcggccagAGGTACCacgtcatcgtcgaggccacGCCCGTCGTCAACAGCTCGGATCCCTCCGCCAACCCGCTGCCCGCGGACGGCAACTACTGGATCCGCACGTGGGTAGCCGACAACTGCGGCCAAGTCTCCAAGTACATCGGCGACTGGGAGAACTACATGAAGACGGGCATCCTCCGGTACGACAACACGAGCACCGCGGACCCCAGCACCGAGGCGTGGCACGTGAGCCTGGAGTGCTCCGACACGGCCTTCAACGACCTCATCGAGCCCGTCGTCCCTTGGAAAGTCGGGGATCCTTCCAACGGAGAGATAGGCGAGCAGTtcaacgtcgacgacctcacGGGCGCGGGGCCGTACGcgacgtccttcttctcgttcgAGCGCCCGGACAGTAAGGAGGTGACGCCGTTCCAGACCGCGTACGGCAACCCGACGTTCCTGAATCTGGACAACGTCGGAGACGAGTGGCCGTCGGGATGGGTTGTCGTTCCTGAGAACTACACCGAAGAGGACTGG GTCTACCTGGTTCTCAACTCCAACAACCAGAATCACCCGACGTTTGGCCCTCACCCG ATCCATCTCCACGGCCACGACTTCGCCATCGTCCAGCAGGAGAACGACATGGTCTGGGACCCCAGCGACCCGAACATGTTCAAGCCCAACAAGAAGAAcccgccgcgccgcgacGTCGTGCTGCTGCCGCGCAACGGgttcgccgtcatcgccttCAAGACGGACAACCCGGGCGTGTGGCTCATGCACTGCCACATCGCCAACCACGCGTCGGCGGGCCTGTCCCTGCAGATCATGGAGCGGCAGGCCAAGGCGAACGAAATCTGGCCGCCGGGGAACTCGAGCGCGCTGGCCGCGGCGCACACGCTGTGTGCCAGCTGGAACAGCTGGGCGTACGACTGCAAGAACTACTGGCCCGGCAACCTGGGCAACGCGACGAACCCGAAGTATCCGTCTTGTGCGGATGCCGTCAATCTTCAGACCGATTCTGGTGTGTAG
- a CDS encoding UbiA prenyltransferase, whose protein sequence is MIWVYASLLLSNLANQRLPGSLTEDAFNKPWRPISSGRISPNEARHAMLYLVPSVMLLGAVSDAFRETTSFIAFLWMYNDLEGANMSIWWRNLLNGLGLMTLSAGATAVTNGHVDYSLASGTAFHWLVITGLVVCTTIHAQDLPDIVGDRATGRETIPIIYGDMVARVSLVIGVMFWSFAVPAFWGFGWAGYVPTVGLGLAMNSFSFWRQNLQGDEVAWKLWCCWYAVIYLLPCSRVIFSVIS, encoded by the coding sequence ATGATTTGGGTATACGCAAGCCTCCTTCTTTCGAACCTCGCCAACCAGCGCCTGCCAGGTTCGCTCACAGAAGACGCCTTCAACAAGCCTTGGCGTCCCATCTCCTCGGGTCGAATCTCCCCCAACGAAGCTCGGCATGCCATGCTCTACCTCGTGCCAAGTGTCATGCTCTTGGGGGCCGTCAGCGACGCGTTCCGCGAGACGACCAGCTTCATCGCCTTCCTTTGGATGTACAACGACCTTGAAGGCGCGAACATGAGTATCTGGTGGAGGAACCTGCTCAACGGCCTCGGGCTCATGACCCTTTCCGCGGGCGCTACGGCGGTCACGAACGGGCATGTGGATTACTCGCTTGCCTCTGGGACGGCATTCCATTGGCTTGTCATCACGGGATTGGTGGTCTGCACCACGATACACGCTCAGGACTTACCTGACATCGTCGGAGACAGGGCTACGGGACGGGAGACGATTCCGATTATTTATGGAGACATGGTTGCGAGGGTGAGTCTGGTTATCGGTGTGATGTTCTGGTCCTTTGCTGTACCAGCCTTTTGGGGGTTCGGGTGGGCTGGGTATGTGCCCACTGTTGGATTAGGACTGGCTATGAACTCTTTTTCGTTCTGGCGGCAGAATCTGCAAGGTGACGAGGTTGCTTGGAAGCTTTGGTGTTGCTGGTACGCGGTCATATACTTGTTGCCTTGTTCGCGGGTCATTTTCAGTGTCATCTCTTGA